gtaaatgaggaataagTAGGGgttaagtaggaaatgtggaaaaagaaagggAAATTTAAAGAGTTAAATtctgtttatccttcatttttccatgataaatttacaatcaaagagaacgcaccctgaaacaaaacaagaaaccTCTGCTTACATTTTCTGTTTGTTAAATACTGCCTAAAGTGTAGTAGTTGAAAGCCATGAATATAACTACATTCTCAAAAAAGCCATGAATACTTACCGATTTTAAGAGTAAGTAGTACAAGTTAGAAGCCATGAATATAACTACattctcaaaaaaaagaaaaagattataactacaaaactcttgcacataAGAGTTGACAGCGTAAAATTAGCAGTACTATATATTCCACTGAAGGAGACAACTCACTCTTAATTCCCAAGACAATCAGCAAAAGCAGTAACATTTGATGAAGTGATTATTAtatatgtgaagtataatcAAATTGCGACTCAGTTACTGCAGCAAAAATTTGTATTAGAAGTAAGCCTGATCTAAGTTCCAAGCCATCTCCTTTTTCTAGCTGGTCTTTCTAGCCTAGCCTCAGCAGTCTCAACATTCGAATCTGGCAGCGGGGAGAAAGTCTTCTCACCGTCCCTGCAAACCTTCTCACCATCCCTGCTTGTCGTGACGGGCTCCTTGAAACGCTCCCTTCGCCTCTCCATTTTCATTATAATCTCCTTAATCTTCTCATCATCCAATTTCTCAACCACTCTGTTATCATTTGAAGTAGTTTCCGGGTGCCCAGAAACATTGATCTGTGATTCATCTTCATTCTGAATTTCTTCAGTAATGATCTGGCCTTCCTCGGTGTTCAGAGACTCGTTCTGGTGGTTTTTGGAGAACTTACTTTGCTGATTTCTGCCGCTAAGGCTAGCATTTATCTCTCCTTCATCAGTTGGAACAGTCTTCTCTGGTTTGAATTCATCTGTGTCTTCAGAATTATTTGGTTCCTTGTTGTCAGTCGATCCCACGAGGTCACACTTACCATAGTATGTATCTTCTCCGGCTTCTGTGGTTCTTCTTATAGAGGACTGCAAGGTGCACTGCCACAAGGGGACATCAAAATCAAATGTTCTACAATATATAGTGAAGAATGATGACCGAATCGTTCAGAACAGATGATACAGATCATTCAAACTGAGCAAAATATCATTGAAAAGTTACGGAAACTACAGATACAGCTATAGAAAACAATTTGAGATAAAGAGAAACTATGGGAACAATCAGGCATCCAAAAGAGCAGAAACTAAATACTCAGGATGCCTTACGTAGCTACTAATTGGTCATTTGAAACCACAAGGGAGAATTCAATTGATAACAAACAAATCACATGCATAACCCCAAAGTAAATAGACCAGTTTCAGAGACCTTGTAGGTTAACATCAACAGTGCAACAAGCCTTATCAAGATAAGAATAAGAAAGAATCAATTCTCATTATCTTAGATAAATTATGCAGGTGAAGCTTATGTACATAACTGTGGTATTTACCATTTGATCACAAATGTGAAACTAATGTGGTTTTCAATTATGCAAATTAGAACAAACTAAAGTTATTGCCTCATACAGAAGAGTGGTATGGCGTTTCAAACTATTTGCAACATGTAAATAAGACAACAAATGTATAATCAGAAGGCATTGTGGTTTATGAATACTATATAACAGATGAAAACATAGATAAGACAACTCATAGATCtaatgaataaaatatagaaGATGCTGATTCTATTTCAAGAGAAAAAAGTTGGCAAGgagaaaatttcaaaatattatcgTACCGTGTAAACTTATCGATGCAAGTACTAAGCACACTAACAACATCCAACCTTCTGCCAGAGAATTAACCATTTGGAAGGAGTGGATATGAAAGAAGACTCAAGAGTTCCAAAAAGAATATGGCAGCAATAAGGCAACTATCTGGCCCAAAAGGGTGCTACGATTACAAAGGATTACATGCTACAAAATCAACCAGATCCAGAATTTACACGCGAACCCAATTAGATGTCATTGATCATAGAATATTCAGGTCATTTGCGATAAAGTCAAATAAGCAATTACACCAACACCATGTGCCTGCATATTAGATCCTCAACATAAATTACTGATAGTCTTCGAAAAAGTTGCAGCACAAACATAATTTTGAGAGCAACATATGCAATGATTGAGGGGAACACGGTATAAAATATGCGTGCCCTACAAATAGGGGGCACTAGCTTATATTTAACAAAATGGTACAGTGAATTGACCTCAACTTCCTCAATTTTACCTTTCTGCCCTTAACCACCAAGCGATCAACTGAATCTTGGTGACTCGGATGCCTCTGAGCATGACTATTAAGTTTGGTGGATTTATGACACCCGTCAAAATGATTACTGTTCTCTTCTTCTCCCAATATATTGGAGTTCCGCCTCCTCATTTCTCTTTCACTAAGTTCCATAATACGACAAGATGCAGGTTTACCATCAGCCTCATCATTCTTTAAAATTCTTTTAGATTTATGGGATCGCTCCTCAGAGCCGAAGACAATACGGTCCTGCTGCCTGGACTTATCTACATCTTCCTTCGGAAGGAATACTTCAGAATGTTGATTGcgtcttctcccaacaaatgatccTCATATCGAATGCTTTCTCTTGTGTAATTGGTGTTTGAAGATGGTTGGTAGTCTCTTCTTTTGACATGAAAATCCTCAGGAGAACAATACCTGAGGTTTTCTCTGGGGACAAAAGTGGCGACATCAGTATCATACTGATCACACTCTATGCGCATTTCTCTCCGTGAGCACCTGATGTTTCTTTGAGCAACCCCCATTTTTGGTCCAGAAGCTCCTAGAAACTCCCCCCTGCCAGAAGCGTAAGGTTCTTCAGACGGATAAAAAGGAAAAGGTTGATGTTTGATGTTCCTCCTGTCATTAACCTCATTCTCAATATAGCAGAAATTTTCTGAACTATTCAAAGGGCTATGACGTCTTCTATTGCCCTTTGAAGAGCTCTCCACTTCTCTTCTATCATGAGCTACATCCCGATCATATCTACAATCAAGATGATCTCTATCTCCGCCACTACTAGGGCGAATTCTTCTTCCTTCCACATATCTGTCATCATAATCATGTACTGGTGGCAGACAGTCTTGTCTGGTTCTCCGCCTGAGACGTTCACCTTCTCCTTTATACAACAACTGTGTACCTCTGTGGTCAACTGTAGAGGAGTACTTTAGTGATAAGTTCCTTACCCCTCGATATCACCCTGAAACTGATGTCTCCTTTGATTATGATATCTATAATATTCCGAAGATTCATAATCCATCTGACTACTTCTCTTGTCAAGAAAATTTTTTCTTTCACTAATATTGTGACCATCAAGGGGACCTGCTTTGTACCTACTATTTGGATTGTCCCAGTATTGGTTTTTCAAGAATGCCTGGCCCATATGATGATCAGGCAAACGTCCACCTGAGTAAGTCAGCATTCTTTCTGAGTAGCTGCAGAAAGGAACATCAGTCTCATTAATTTTGAGATCTACCATTGCTCTATGTTGGTTAACATGTCTGTTATAGAGATGCTTGGCATCAGTTGCATAAGAAGCATCCTCATCGGCTCGGTTTTTGAAATAGGGCATATAATTAGATTTCTTGGGCTGATTAGAATGCTTCCGTGTGCTGTCTTGCCGTCTCTCATAATATCCACCATCTCTGGTACCTCGTCTGACACCACGGCTTTCAGAGTGTTTGGGAGGATGATATTTGTGAGTGATTGGATCTTGTGATTCACAATGTAAGCTAGATGAAGAGTACCTTAAACGCTTAGGGCTCTTTTCAAAATATCTGCTACCGTATGCAGCACGACTAGGAGAAGAAGGGTATCCTTGGCCACGCTGACTCCAACTGCTTTTAAATGCATCTGGTTCTCGTGCTGATGACACTTTATTCGATATGCAACTTGCTTTTCTTCTATCTGTATCATCAGAAGTTTCGGATATCCCATCTGAATCACATTCAGAGACTTCACAAGGGCTATCCTCCACTGAGTCGGATATCTGCACACTTCCACGCTTATCCAAATCCAAGGGCACAGGATAGCTCGCTTCTGTATGCCTGGAGATGTAATCAATTGGGCAGGAAGTTATCATTGTTTAGAACATATATTCATGAAGAATGAAACACAATATGCAAGGTAGATCAATAAGAAAAATGTGTTACTTCTCCTTCTACCAAACCATAATCTGTATAATCTACAATTTGAACATTTCCATATTAAAGATTTCCAACATTCATACTCATCTCTGCTTGCCATTCAACATAGCCTTTGGCCAAGTGGTAATCACGAAACCagataaaaaaattgaagtttaAATGCCATATGCCTTGAGTGTGTAACCATTATAAGACAATACAAAACATCCTCGTAAAAACAATTGAACAAAGCTCTATTGGTTGCAATACATATGCTGCTTCTCAACATTATCCAGAGGAGCATATTTAGAGTGATTACAAcatcaaataaaatcaaagtaatGCAACAGCACCATCAGTGAGATTGGTTGAAGGGAAGACCTTTCTGAGGCAATTTCTGGTCCTCCGTGTTTCCTTCCATAGTTAGGTTGGTTATCCTCACTACTAAAGAAAGGATTTCTGTCATCAGAGTCCCCTTTCCTGCATGTTCTGCGCACTTGTTGTGTCGTTTCATGAACTCTCTTCGTCTTAGAATTCGAGGAATTATACTGCAAAATCTACAGTCGAAATCCATGTAATATACTATAAGCATGACATAGAAAATGGTGAAACTAATTTGATAACTATCAATAACTGTAGAGGAATCAAAATTCACAATTGATGAGTTGATGACCAaactaacaatctcccactccAGTTTCAACTCTAGCAACAAGGAGAAGCACACAAAAGATCATATGTATACTACAGTCGAACACAGACCAATCAAAGACATAATCCATTCTTATTACTTCTCAATCTTCTCTAACAATTCTAAACCTTAATCAATCAACTTAAACCCAAATAAGCAACCACAATATAACCAAACATTTAAACAATCAACAGAAATATAAGTATACAACACAACCTTTCTCTGGGACTGGGAGCTGTAATCCCCACCATTGACGGTCTTCTCCTTTCCAGATATTTCTTCATATCTCTTACGTTCATAATTCTCACCTACTTTTCTCTCAACTTCATCATAGCCATCACTAGCCAATCGGTCCTCgctatctctctcactctcactctcactccAGCTCGTGCTCCCGCTTTCACATCTATCACCATTCTCTACAGGCAAATTTCTCAAATCACCACAGCCACCGGCCTTCTCCTCCTTTGCCTCCTGACGTGCGGCATCACGCTCCTCAGCTGCCTTATTCTCTCCTCGCGGGGCATTTGCGGAAATACGATCGCTCCGTGGGGGCAATTCTGTCGACCGATGCAAAGCGCTGATTGCTGAGCTCGCCTGTACCTCAACGTCAGCATAAAGGTCGCTGAAGTCATCATCGTCGAATTCCTCCATCGCGAAAATGGAGGCGAATAAAATTAGGAATAAGAGGGTTTTGATAAACCCTCCTAGAAATTTGGGATTCCTAAAACCCTAGAAGCAGCTCTTGACATTTTGGCATTGAAAAGGGTTTGTGTTTctctttttatcttttttttttttgaaaatggcATATAAGTAACTTTATCCCAATTCACAATCTATAGTATATTAAAACATGGGTTAATGTACAAATACATTTCTAATGTAGACACCCCTAGAACGTATACCCCCATACTTAATATTGGATCAAATAAGTCCCGATGTCTCAAAATCGGGACAATTAAACCCTCCCCTGAAACGGCGTTACACGTCCGTTACTTATTTTCCATTCTTCTTCGCCAAGCTTCGGAAATGGCCTTCGGTCATGCTTTGCCTCGTTTGCAGTGTCTTCTCCCCCTATCTCTCCATCTCGCTCGACTCTCTCCACCACTCATCTCCACGCCGCGCGCAGTCATGGCTTCATAGATCCATTCGTTTTTATTTTGTGAAtcttcattttgatttttgGCACGGTGCCGAACTGGTTGATAATCAGGGTGAATGGATTGTCGTTATTTCTACGATGAGCACAACCACATCCATTCTCAACAACTTCCGATCCGTCGAATTAACAACTagcttagagagagagagatatgtaACTAACTGCAAGCCGCCAACAACCCCGGCAAATTCGAATTAGAATCCGACGGCAGATTTGCAACTCTGAGGAGAAAGACTCAAAATGGGAGGGCCCCGAATGGGAAGCAACTTAACACGAAGGGTGTTAAGAAATTGGGGACGACTTCTTCTTTGAAGATTGAGAGGGGTAAAGTGCAGAGTGTGACCGAGGAGAATAGTGGTGAGGCAAGATTTCTTGTCACGGCGGCTACTCGCCTGAATTAAGGGGGAAGAAGATTTAAAGGATTTCTTATAAGTTGGGGATTTTTGTTACTTATGTGAAATCAAGATAcgagagaaagaagaagagattGGAGGAGAGGATATGGTGGCACGACGGCAACACTGTTGTTCCTGCGACCATTGTCACCAGCGAGTGGTGGCAGATGGAGTtggggagaaagagagagaaagactgataaacaaaaatttaataagTAACGGTCGTGTAACGCCATTTGGGGGATGATTTAATTGCCCCGATTTGGGACATCGAGGGCTTATTTTATCCAATGTCGAGTATGGAGGTATACGCTCTAAGGGTGTATACATTAAGAGTGCATTTTCACCTTAACCTTTAAGAAATTAAGAGCATTTCAttctccaaaaaataaataataataataagagtaTTTCCAGCCCTAGAGACCCTTGCCTTTTGGAGGCTTTAAGAAGCGATCCCCACTTTAAAAGCCTCTAGGAGTGTGCAGAAATCGAGCCAGCCAAAAAATTGACTGAAAAAAAGGCCGAACCGATTGATTTTCGGTccgatttttttgtttttgctaTGGTCAATCGGTTcggcccattttttttttcagaaaaatGGTTTTTTTCGGTTGGTTCGATTTTCTCAAATTTGGTCGGTCGAACACTGAACCAAtcgataatatatatatatatatatatatatatatatatatatatatatatatacgttcAATGTAgaccactaaatattcaaagaacagagaccaaatatgatgcagcccaaggttcatCGTTAGTGCaagaagtttggaagcaagagttgatgaagaagccaattggagatggtggagttggCGCGTTGGATAGCCCACGTTTGATTAATCTCATTACGTGCATTTGTGTCGAAGTTGgaagactttatttatttattttcaaccTTGTTATTTTAGAGCCCCATAGTTTAGTTTATTatgttattttcgaaaattagggaataagggccttgtttggttGATTAGTTTAGTTAGGgtttttatttaagttgtttccttattagattaggtttagtttttgcctatatatatgactttgttgtgttggacgaaaattaACCCTATTATTAATCAAATttgtgagttttattctctcttgagagttttcaagttcttcttgatttttccaagatgAGTTCAATTATCGGCGTATCGACGAGTCAACCAATCATCGTCTGATGTCATTCATCGTCctcgagttgctgcgtcaacatcaCGTTAGGGTATAGGGAATTCGTTTCGCCTATATCATTatgtgggttagattcagaggttttgggattttcaTTATCTGTTCCATCTACcgttcgttcttcagtcttccgcttgcgtgttcgtttgaacggtctggcaaggatcgtatcattggcaccagagccgcgtttcgtatccaggttttttttttctgtcttCGTGTCAAGGGTAGACGTTTTTTAGGGTTTCGTTTTCTGTTCCGTTTGTTGCGTTTGTTTCGTTTCGTTTTCTGATCCAAGTTTTCCTTTTTCAAGGATTATGATTTCCGTATTTCAATAATTTAGGATTCCGTTTTCGTTCAAGGGTAGACTTCTTTAGGGTTCTGTTTCTGCGTTTTCCATATTTCCGCAATTTAGGGTTTCGCCTATTTCAATTTTAGGGTTTATGTCATTTGATCTTTTCCGTGTTTTCCATATTTTTCCCTGCAAGATTTTCATCCGAATTTTAAAGTACCATAACATATACACCCATACACATCCATAATCCATCATCGACTCAAACTGGTCGCCATTTTTTCATACTTCATTTTTTTCGTTTCGTTCTTGAGTTTTTCAGAAATCGTTGGTGTGTAATTTTATTCATTTGTTTCCTTAGGTCGTGTAGAGTCTTTTGGGTCATCTTCTGTGTGCAGTTTTTTCGAATTTCGATTAAATCTCGTAGTGTTTTCTGGGTTCCTTGGGTATTATAGAGTGTGTTGAGACAGCTTTTGTGCAACACGTTTCTGAGTTTCCAGCTTCGTTTCTTTGTGCCTTTTCGTTTTCGATTTGATGAACGTTCATCAAACCCGTTGAACATATCAGTAATTCCGCTGAACATTGCGCCGCCTTCGACTGCCGTGTAGCAATT
The genomic region above belongs to Salvia miltiorrhiza cultivar Shanhuang (shh) chromosome 5, IMPLAD_Smil_shh, whole genome shotgun sequence and contains:
- the LOC131024230 gene encoding uncharacterized protein LOC131024230, with amino-acid sequence MEEFDDDDFSDLYADVEVQASSAISALHRSTELPPRSDRISANAPRGENKAAEERDAARQEAKEEKAGGCGDLRNLPVENGDRCESGSTSWSESESERDSEDRLASDGYDEVERKVGENYERKRYEEISGKEKTVNGGDYSSQSQRKILQYNSSNSKTKRVHETTQQVRRTCRKGDSDDRNPFFSSEDNQPNYGRKHGGPEIASERHTEASYPVPLDLDKRGSVQISDSVEDSPCEVSECDSDGISETSDDTDRRKASCISNKVSSAREPDAFKSSWSQRGQGYPSSPSRAAYGSRYFEKSPKRLRYSSSSLHCESQDPITHKYHPPKHSESRGVRRGTRDGGYYERRQDSTRKHSNQPKKSNYMPYFKNRADEDASYATDAKHLYNRHVNQHRAMVDLKINETDVPFCSYSERMLTYSGGRLPDHHMGQAFLKNQYWDNPNSRYKAGPLDGHNISERKNFLDKRSSQMDYESSEYYRYHNQRRHQFQGDIEG